One genomic segment of Nonomuraea coxensis DSM 45129 includes these proteins:
- a CDS encoding SDR family NAD(P)-dependent oxidoreductase: MAGVEDRVIAVTGAGGGLGREYALLLARSGAKVVVNDLGGARDGTGSGSAMADAVVAEITGAGGQAVADYHSVATEEGGAGVVRTALEAFGRIDGVVSNAGILRDVAFHKMTHEQWDAVIQVHLHGTYHVVRAAWPHFREQGRGRVVVATSNTGLYGNFGQANYGAAKLGMVGLINTLAIEGRKYDILANAVAPQAATRMTEDIAPPELLAKLPAAHVAPIVGHLLTDECADSGTVVVVGGGLCTRVQLYESKGVTFADVPTIEQVGERWAEITDMSGAVAAVNRVG, encoded by the coding sequence ATGGCAGGTGTAGAGGACCGCGTGATCGCCGTGACCGGCGCCGGAGGAGGGCTCGGCCGCGAGTACGCGCTGCTGCTCGCCCGCTCCGGGGCGAAGGTCGTGGTCAACGACCTGGGCGGCGCGCGTGACGGCACGGGCTCCGGCAGCGCCATGGCCGACGCGGTGGTCGCCGAGATCACCGGCGCGGGCGGGCAGGCCGTGGCGGACTACCACAGCGTGGCCACCGAGGAGGGCGGCGCCGGCGTCGTCCGTACCGCGCTGGAAGCCTTCGGCCGCATCGACGGCGTGGTGAGCAACGCCGGGATCCTGCGCGACGTGGCCTTCCACAAGATGACCCACGAGCAGTGGGACGCGGTGATCCAGGTCCACCTCCACGGCACCTACCACGTCGTGCGCGCCGCCTGGCCGCACTTCAGGGAGCAGGGGCGCGGCAGGGTGGTGGTCGCCACCTCCAACACCGGCCTGTACGGCAACTTCGGCCAGGCCAACTACGGCGCCGCCAAGCTCGGCATGGTCGGCCTGATCAACACCCTCGCCATCGAGGGCCGCAAGTACGACATCCTGGCCAACGCGGTCGCGCCGCAGGCGGCCACCCGCATGACGGAGGACATCGCGCCGCCCGAGCTGCTGGCCAAGCTGCCGGCCGCGCACGTCGCGCCGATCGTCGGCCACCTGCTCACCGACGAGTGCGCCGACAGCGGCACCGTGGTCGTCGTCGGCGGCGGGCTCTGCACCCGGGTCCAGCTCTACGAGTCCAAGGGCGTCACCTTCGCCGACGT